From Neomonachus schauinslandi chromosome 12, ASM220157v2, whole genome shotgun sequence, the proteins below share one genomic window:
- the TSPAN33 gene encoding tetraspanin-33 codes for MARRPGAPAGYGEEFTFVSPLVKYLLFFFNMLFWVISMVMVAVGVYARLMKHAEAALACLAVDPAILLIVVGVLMFLLTFCGCIGSLRENICLLQTFSLCLTIVFLLQLAAGVLGFVFSDKARGKVSEIINNAIVHYRDDLDLQNLIDFGQKKFSCCGGISYRDWSQNMYFNCSEDNPSRERCSVPYSCCLPTPNQAVINTMCGQGMQALEYLEASKVIYTNGCIDKLVNWIHSNLFLLGGVALGLAIPQLVGILLSQILVNQIKDQIKLQFYNQQHRADPWY; via the exons ATGGCCCGGAGACCCGGGGCGCCGGCCGGCTATGGGGAGGAGTTCACCTTCGTCAGCCCGCTGGTGAAATACCTGCTCTTCTTCTTCAACATGCTCTTCTGG GTGATTTCCATGGTGATGGTGGCTGTGGGAGTCTACGCTCGGCTCATGAAGCATGCAG aagcagCCTTGGCCTGCCTGGCAGTGGACCCTGCCATCCTGCTGATTGTGGTGGGCGTTCTTATGTTCCTGCTCACCTTCTGTGGCTGTATTGGATCGCTTCGTGAGAACATCTGCCTCCTACAGACG TTCTCACTCTGCCTCACCATCGTGTTCCTGTTACAGCTGGCTGCAGGGGTCCTGGGCTTCGTCTTCTCAGACAAG GCACGAGGGAAAGTGAGTGAGATCATCAATAATGCCATTGTGCACTACCGCGATGACTTGGATCTACAGAACCTCATTGATTTTGGCCAGAAGAAG TTCAGCTGCTGTGGAGGGATTTCCTATAGGGACTGGTCCCAGAACATGTACTTCAACTGTTCAGAAGACAACCCCAGCCGTGAGCGCTGCTCTGTGCCTTACTCCTGTTGCTTGCCTACCCCAAACCAG GCAGTGATCAACACCATGTGTGGCCAAGGTATGCAGGCCCTTGAATACCTGGAGGCTAGTAAAGTCATCTATACCAATGGCTGTATTGACAAATTGGTCAACTGGATACACAGCAACCTCTTCCTTCTTGGTGGTGTAGCACTGGGCCTGGCCATCCCCCAG CTGGTAGGAATCCTGCTGTCCCAGATCCTTGTGAATCAGATCAAAGATCAGATCAAGCTGCAGTTCTACAACCAGCAGCACCGAGCTGACCCGTGGTACTGA